A single genomic interval of Methanooceanicella nereidis harbors:
- a CDS encoding NifB/NifX family molybdenum-iron cluster-binding protein, with protein sequence MIKMAVPVLSPNGLQSEITDHFGMAEDFVILETEGVEIKSFEILHNDPNVKGGKTPAKFLADIGVKIILSGYVGPHMLVILLNEGVRVFKGAVGTAEDAFEDYKAGMLTEVFKIEDMD encoded by the coding sequence ATGATCAAAATGGCAGTCCCGGTATTATCGCCAAACGGCTTGCAGTCGGAGATCACGGACCATTTCGGTATGGCGGAGGATTTTGTCATACTGGAGACGGAAGGTGTGGAAATAAAGTCCTTCGAGATATTACATAACGACCCTAACGTAAAAGGCGGAAAGACGCCTGCAAAATTCCTGGCCGACATCGGCGTTAAAATAATCCTCAGCGGATATGTGGGGCCCCATATGCTTGTCATATTGCTGAATGAAGGTGTCAGGGTTTTCAAAGGGGCCGTAGGTACTGCAGAAGACGCCTTCGAGGATTATAAGGCAGGCATGCTTACGGAAGTCTTCAAGATAGAGGACATGGATTAA
- a CDS encoding NifB/NifX family molybdenum-iron cluster-binding protein, with amino-acid sequence MKIGIPSDSGEGLNSNVCRGISGCKYFTIVEIDSNGISGVEPLAITLPESVNGMTGAVTFMLSGKGVEAVLVDDIKEIERLSFIGNGIRVFFGANGSISDAVKQYSAGKLCENSEIGKCDCSNR; translated from the coding sequence ATGAAAATAGGCATACCATCAGATTCCGGAGAAGGATTAAATTCGAACGTTTGCAGGGGTATTTCCGGCTGTAAATATTTTACCATCGTCGAAATAGATAGTAATGGCATATCCGGCGTAGAACCTCTGGCCATCACGCTGCCCGAAAGCGTCAACGGCATGACCGGCGCAGTGACCTTTATGCTATCCGGAAAAGGCGTGGAAGCAGTCCTCGTGGACGACATCAAGGAGATAGAGCGCCTTTCTTTCATAGGGAACGGTATACGCGTATTCTTTGGGGCAAACGGGAGCATATCAGATGCCGTAAAACAATATTCTGCCGGCAAGCTGTGCGAAAATTCCGAGATTGGTAAATGTGACTGTAGTAACAGATAA